CTGAGTCGGTCTGCTGGCTCAGACATGGAGGCGAAGCATCCGTCTGATGTAAAGGCAACATTTCGGGGGGGGGAGGAGAGTGAAATATGTACTCACACAAGTTCACACTATAGAAATTTGCTTACCGTCGACGGGCGCTCTGCCAGCATCAGTGAGAAGTTTTtggaagaggagcagctgcGTGTTCGTGCCGTAACAACAAGTCCTGCAGCTCGTCTGCAGAAGTCTTCAGATTCTGAATCAACAGCTTTAACTGAAGTTGCTGTCACACATATTGGACATTCATATGGTCGTTGGCTGATTTTAAAGCAAGGATGGCAGATGGCAGAtaaataaaggctaaaaaaaacagtgaattatTAATCTGACATGCTTGTCGTGTTTTACAGGCTACAGCTGTGACTGTTTGAATTGTAAAACGGCCATATTTAGGATTCATAAGCAATGTATGCAGACACTGAATATATCCTTAAAAATACtctagatttagatttatttgtccttttgcAAGGAAAACTGTTTCCATCTTCTGTACGACCTCAgagtacacaaatacatcaaactggacagaacTCAAACTCAATTGCATTACAGTCCGGATGTTGTGTTCAGCTCTGTTGTAATCAGATGTAACTATAATTCCTCCTCTGGATGACCCCACCCCCACGTGCAGGCTGGTATATGAACACGTCATGTCCTGATATCTGCTAATATCCCCCTTATAGTGTGTTAGAAAGCATTTTCAAGAACAGTTTTCAGGGAGAGAGATGTtgtagctgtgtttgtgtgtgtgtatgtgtgtgtgtgtgtctgtgtgtgtgtgtcctgtatgCCCTTGAATTTCCCTCATAAAGGGGCATCActgcaactcacacacaaatgtggAGGAAAGCTGCAGGTTCAGAACGAGCGATGGTCCAGAGGAGAACACAGGACCGCGAATGCCACGTTTATGAGAAGTTTGAAAAGATGCTGCCACTTTTCACAGTCTCGCCGCTCCTGTATCATCAAACTGCGAGTAACGCCCCTAGCCGCGTGCTGCGAGTCACATGACCGATTTAACCTTCCAGCCTCTCCCCTCCTTGTGCTCGCTGACCTGTTACTTGTCCCGAGAGGATGTGAGCACCCTTTGGCGAGGCTGAGTCAGTGTTGGAGCTGCACACAACAAGATTTTAACCACTGTTGTCTCTTGATTGAGGATTTAGAAATTGGATGAAAAGCCTCAGGGCGTATGTTTTTGGACATCAcgttttaattacattttactcAGCTCGAATGTGTTTGCCTGTTTAGCCCTAAAGCAGTCTAATGCAGGAGTCTGATATTTGTCAATGACTGGTTTCTTTGGCCGTCTATATGTTCAGGAAATGTTCAATTGAGGCCGCTCTTAAAGCCTTTTAGTCAATGCTTGCAAACACGCCTGCGGATATTTGAGGTTTTTAACCAGAATCTCATCCATTAGCAAACAATAAGATAATTCTGCTTTGGTTCAGCTTGTACACTTACTGCCTCTGTAGCCTGTGGGCAGTCGCCTGTGTTTGAATATGACAAAGAGAGTGGTTAGTGTATATAAATCCTGTTTTTTCACTCCAATACATCTagtcaggaaaaaaagaggtgaGGGGAAACATCAATTTAGCTGCCAAGCCAGCCTGTCGGCTAGAAGTAATAAAGTGGCTCCCTGGGAGAAATTATGTGCACAAACAACACATTATTTAGCATCTTCCCTTCGTTTAACAGTCTCTGTTTCCGTGTTTCTTCCTGCAGAGTgaagacacagagcaacagatCATCAGGGAAACCTTCCACTTGGTCTCAAAAAGAGATGAGAACGTCTGTAATTTCCTCGAAGGTGGAATGTAAGTCCTGAGTGAAGCCCCGAGTGCATTAGCTTGGCCTGCCAGTGCGTGCAAGCGAGTGTGTCTAAATGCTAAAGAAGCAGGTCGTAACTCTGAAGGCAGTGGAGGTAAATACTCTCGATCATTGAGGCCCGCTGTACACTAACGCAGCATCACAGGGATTCATTTCACGCAGTAAAGGAAAGCTCAGAGGGCTCCGTGACTGACAATCAATAGtaacagtgtttgtttaaagttcatttattatttatgagCGAGGAGCGAACCAGGTGTCGTTTTACTGAACCTGCTTTTGCACTTTTTCACTGTCAGCATCCTCTTTCATCTTAAATTATGGGACACCAAAGACACACGGTCAGATAAATATTATTATATGACAGCATTTAGACAACTCCTGAGTAATAGTAACTCCAGTTTCTCTGAGGGGTCCTCCCAAAGGGATCAGTAAAgttcaatctaatctaatctaatagaGCACAGTAGTATTTTTTTTACCAATAAAAATCATCATTTCTTATCAAAAAGGTCTCAAATACAACCAGTAAAGTGTTAATTATGCTGATTATATATacgttctgtgtgtgtgtgcaaactcCTGATGAACTTTACCCAACACGTCTCCATGGAGGACAGGCCCTGGTGTGACGTTTCCTTGTCCGCTGTGTTTCAGGTTGATCGGAGGATCAGACTACAAGCTGATCTACAGACACTATGCCACgctctactttgtgttttgtgtggacTCCTCAGAGAGTGAACTAGGAATTTTAGACTTAATCCAGGTAAAAGTCTGGGAAACCAACACATATCTGTTACCATGCTtgaaaatatttcttgttttgtttttgccctttttctttttttacactaaattctttcctttttcaggTATTTGTGGAAACGCTGGACAAATGCTTCGAGAATGTCTGTGAGCTTGACTTAATTTTCCATGTAGACAAGGTAGGAAATGCTTTTGAATCCCTTTGTGATGTTTCATATTATACTACAATACTGCTCGAGTGTTTGGTCCTTGTAAATGAGCTGGACCTCTTATGAAATCAGATATCAGCTGTAATATTCTGCCTGAGCCTTTCTGCCTCATATTGTCACAACTGTCTGATGACCTGATGTCTGCGGCTGTTATGCATTTTCAGAGACTTCCCATATTTTGTAGTTGAGTCATGCCTATACACTTTTCCTCCTGCAGTTCttttaagcacatttttcagctgacattttgttgaagaaaaaaatcagttcaCTGACTCATTATTGAATAGTCATAAGTTACAGCCTTACTGCAATAAGGATTTCAGCTATTACGGTCATATAAGATACATATAAGTGattattaatgtatttatcaACAACTATAACTCCTCATGTGAGCACCCGTAGGTAAAGGCTTGTCTGTGAGTTATAATGTTTGACAGATACTTAATATTAATAAACGAGGGCTGTACGCGACACTAAGCTCCCACACCAGCCTTATGTTTTTCCTGTTAGACTCACGTGTTAATGCCTCTTCGacatctgtgatgtgaaaacatcatATTTCCTCACAGAGGAAGTAGTGGGAGGCCCTGCTCATAGTTCAGTTAGAAAGTCTCAGCGCGCCGCGGAGCGTCTCTCCTGTCGGGCCGCTGACATCGCAGCCAGCTGACGAGTCACGGTGGACGTGCTGGAGAGGGTTGTGCCATCGTGTGGTTTAAAAGTGGTTTAGCCGACCTCACTGAGCG
This Chaetodon auriga isolate fChaAug3 chromosome 5, fChaAug3.hap1, whole genome shotgun sequence DNA region includes the following protein-coding sequences:
- the ap3s1 gene encoding AP-3 complex subunit sigma-1 isoform X2, with protein sequence MIKAILIFNNHGKPRLSKFYEHYSEDTEQQIIRETFHLVSKRDENVCNFLEGGMLIGGSDYKLIYRHYATLYFVFCVDSSESELGILDLIQVFVETLDKCFENVCELDLIFHVDKVHNILAEMVMGGMVLETNMNEIITQVDAQNKMEKSETFIFQSTRQDR